In Mycobacteriales bacterium, a single genomic region encodes these proteins:
- a CDS encoding TlyA family RNA methyltransferase, producing MVHRARLDAELVRRGLARSREQAAAVIAAGRVRVGGLVATKPATGVDPGASVTVDTGDAEEYVSRGGHKLAGALDAFAASEPPLQVEARRALDAGASTGGFTDVLLRRGAAHVVAVDVGYGQLAWSLRTDERVTVLDRQNVRDLTPDVTGDWIGPVDLVVADLSFISLTTVLPALRSVAAPAADFVLMVKPQFEVGKDNVGSGGVVRDPALRVSAIRKVADAARAEGLGTRGVVASPLPGPAGNVEYFLWLNAAAPPLDPADAELAVAEGPA from the coding sequence GTGGTCCACCGGGCGCGCCTCGACGCGGAGCTCGTCCGCCGCGGCCTGGCCCGCAGCCGGGAGCAGGCCGCGGCCGTGATCGCGGCGGGCCGCGTCCGCGTCGGCGGCCTGGTCGCCACCAAGCCCGCGACCGGCGTCGACCCCGGCGCGTCCGTCACCGTCGACACCGGCGACGCCGAGGAGTACGTGAGCCGCGGCGGGCACAAGCTGGCCGGCGCGCTGGACGCGTTCGCGGCGTCCGAACCTCCCCTTCAGGTCGAGGCGCGCCGGGCGCTGGACGCCGGAGCCTCGACGGGAGGGTTCACCGACGTGCTGCTGCGCCGCGGCGCGGCGCACGTGGTCGCGGTGGACGTCGGCTACGGGCAGCTCGCCTGGTCGTTGCGCACCGACGAGCGGGTGACCGTGCTTGACCGGCAGAACGTGCGCGACCTCACCCCCGACGTCACCGGCGACTGGATCGGGCCGGTGGACCTGGTGGTGGCGGACCTGTCGTTCATCTCGCTGACGACGGTGCTGCCGGCGCTGCGCTCGGTGGCGGCGCCCGCGGCGGACTTCGTGCTCATGGTGAAGCCGCAGTTCGAGGTCGGGAAGGACAACGTCGGCAGCGGCGGCGTGGTCCGCGACCCGGCGCTGCGCGTGTCGGCGATCCGCAAGGTCGCGGACGCGGCGCGCGCGGAGGGGCTCGGCACGCGCGGCGTCGTCGCCAGCCCGCTGCCCGGCCCGGCGGGCAACGTCGAGTACTTCCTCTGGCTCAACGCCGCCGCCCCGCCGCTGGACCCGGCGGACGCGGAGCTGGCCGTCGCGGAGGGGCCGGCATGA
- a CDS encoding NAD kinase has protein sequence MSEREVLLVVHTGRPAACEAAATFATALGAAGLGVRLLAEEARDLAIGGATTVDGPDAAAGAELVLVLGGDGTLLRAGELARPAGVPLLGVNLGHVGFLAEIEPEGLEHTVRHVEARTYTVEERLTVDVTVRHAGAVIHTDWALNEASVEKAARERMIEVIAEVDGRPLSRYGCDGLVLATPTGSTAYAFSAGGPVVAPDVAALLLVPISAHALFARPVVVGPESVIAVDLLDGGGGAVLFCDGRRTFELPAGARVEVRRGALPIRLARIHATPFTARLVQKFDLPVEGWRG, from the coding sequence ATGAGCGAGCGCGAGGTGCTGCTCGTCGTGCATACCGGCCGGCCGGCGGCGTGCGAGGCGGCGGCGACGTTCGCGACCGCGCTGGGCGCGGCCGGGCTGGGCGTGCGGCTGCTCGCCGAGGAGGCGCGCGACCTGGCGATCGGCGGCGCGACGACCGTCGACGGGCCGGACGCGGCGGCTGGCGCGGAGCTGGTGCTGGTGCTCGGCGGCGACGGCACTCTGCTGCGCGCCGGCGAGCTGGCGCGGCCGGCGGGCGTGCCGTTGCTGGGGGTCAACCTCGGGCACGTCGGCTTTCTCGCCGAGATCGAGCCGGAGGGGCTGGAGCACACCGTCCGTCACGTGGAGGCCCGGACCTACACGGTGGAGGAGCGGCTCACGGTCGACGTGACGGTGAGACACGCCGGCGCGGTCATCCACACCGACTGGGCGCTGAACGAGGCGAGCGTGGAGAAGGCCGCCCGCGAACGCATGATCGAGGTGATCGCGGAGGTCGACGGGCGGCCGCTGTCGCGGTACGGCTGCGACGGGCTGGTGCTGGCGACGCCGACCGGCAGCACGGCGTACGCGTTCTCGGCGGGCGGGCCGGTGGTGGCGCCGGACGTGGCGGCGTTGCTGCTGGTGCCGATCAGCGCGCACGCGCTGTTCGCGCGGCCGGTCGTGGTCGGGCCGGAGTCGGTGATCGCGGTGGACCTGCTCGACGGCGGCGGCGGGGCGGTGCTGTTCTGCGACGGGCGGCGGACGTTCGAGCTGCCGGCGGGCGCGCGGGTCGAGGTGCGCCGGGGGGCGCTGCCGATCCGGCTGGCGCGGATCCACGCGACGCCGTTCACGGCGCGGCTGGTGCAGAAGTTCGACCTGCCCGTCGAGGGCTGGCGTGGCTAG
- a CDS encoding DUF459 domain-containing protein produces the protein MTETSTRPRREDPLTTAEGIRTLPAGKVLLVMLVALGLAALFNSGRFVHAAETMPLGWQRTALLAVARPVDSVAHFLRTDRPRASIDRALGRDTTGDDGGAFEPPEGTLPTASPGATGSPSPGATATPAVSAFRDVSPAAPLRLFVTGDSMIEFMAPKLLKEGDPTHALDGEFEVKYGTGLVRADVLNWPKYAQEQMAKRDPEAVIFMIGGNDGQGITLPGGKILHEGSPEWVAEYQRRATIMMQVLTGGGRRHVYWVGMPIAKSARLTGLYRQMDDALARAAAAVPGVTFVDIWNDFAPGGHYDAFVDGQLVRARDGIHLNGAGSARLMRKLYAIVDADWKLTR, from the coding sequence ATGACCGAGACCAGCACGCGACCCCGCCGCGAGGACCCCCTCACGACGGCCGAGGGGATCCGGACGCTGCCCGCGGGCAAGGTGCTGCTCGTCATGCTCGTGGCGCTGGGGCTGGCGGCGCTGTTCAACTCCGGCCGGTTCGTGCACGCGGCCGAGACGATGCCGCTCGGCTGGCAGCGCACCGCGCTGCTCGCGGTGGCCCGCCCGGTCGACTCGGTCGCGCACTTCCTGCGCACCGACCGGCCGCGGGCGAGCATCGACCGCGCGCTCGGCCGCGACACGACCGGCGACGACGGGGGCGCGTTCGAGCCGCCGGAGGGCACGCTGCCGACCGCCTCCCCCGGCGCCACCGGGTCGCCGTCGCCGGGCGCGACCGCCACGCCCGCGGTGTCGGCGTTCCGCGACGTGTCGCCGGCCGCGCCGCTGAGGCTGTTCGTCACCGGCGACTCGATGATCGAGTTCATGGCCCCGAAGCTGCTCAAGGAGGGCGACCCGACCCACGCCCTCGACGGCGAGTTCGAGGTCAAGTACGGCACCGGCCTCGTGCGCGCCGACGTCCTCAACTGGCCGAAGTACGCGCAGGAGCAGATGGCCAAGCGCGACCCCGAGGCCGTCATCTTCATGATCGGCGGCAACGACGGCCAGGGCATCACGCTGCCCGGCGGGAAGATCCTGCACGAGGGGTCGCCGGAGTGGGTCGCCGAGTACCAGCGGCGCGCCACGATCATGATGCAGGTGCTCACCGGCGGCGGGCGGCGGCACGTCTACTGGGTGGGCATGCCGATCGCGAAGTCCGCCCGCCTCACCGGCCTGTACCGGCAGATGGACGACGCGCTCGCCCGGGCGGCCGCGGCCGTGCCGGGGGTGACGTTCGTCGACATCTGGAACGACTTCGCGCCCGGCGGGCACTACGACGCGTTCGTCGACGGCCAGCTCGTCCGCGCCCGCGACGGCATCCACCTCAACGGCGCCGGGTCGGCCCGGCTGATGCGCAAGCTCTACGCGATCGTCGACGCCGACTGGAAGCTCACCCGCTAG
- a CDS encoding MBOAT family protein has translation MIFPTIQFAVYFVVVFTVSWLLMPKPALWKPFILLASYVFYGYTDYRFVALLFGSTVFNQVMAEALHRARAGRARDVLTAVAVGGNLAALGWFKYYNFFLDSVTALFAKVHLHAPLPLLQVALPVGISFFTFQALSYVIDVQRRAIEPAKPIDFAVYLAFFPHLVAGPIVRASEFIPQLKGPRDPRAIPATRAFFLIVGGLVKKAVIADFLATHLVDSVFDTPGHHSALQVLLGIYGYAVQIFCDFSAYSEMAIGIALLLGFRFPENFNAPYSAVSLQDFWRRWHMSLSRWLRDYLYIPLGGNRGGELLTYRNLMLTMLLGGLWHGAAWNFVIWGAIHGAGLAAERLLAARRHARGHAPPADTVARRVLGRVVTFHVVCFAWVFFRADGFGSAMAVLGRLLSFAGGGAVGANVLLLIAVGIGIQYLPKDATGRLQRGFSRLSLGVQGALLATSLVAVSTFGNQGVAAFIYFRF, from the coding sequence TTGATCTTCCCGACCATCCAGTTCGCGGTGTACTTCGTCGTCGTCTTCACCGTCAGCTGGCTCCTCATGCCGAAGCCGGCGCTGTGGAAGCCGTTCATCCTGCTGGCGAGCTACGTCTTCTACGGCTACACCGACTACCGCTTCGTCGCGCTCCTGTTCGGCTCGACAGTGTTCAACCAGGTCATGGCCGAGGCGCTGCACCGGGCGCGGGCGGGCCGCGCGCGGGACGTGCTGACGGCGGTCGCGGTGGGCGGTAACCTCGCCGCGCTGGGCTGGTTCAAGTACTACAACTTCTTCCTCGACTCGGTGACGGCGCTGTTCGCGAAGGTCCACCTGCACGCGCCGCTGCCGCTGCTCCAGGTGGCGTTGCCGGTGGGGATCTCGTTCTTCACGTTCCAGGCGCTGTCGTACGTGATCGACGTGCAGCGCCGCGCGATCGAGCCGGCGAAGCCGATCGACTTCGCGGTGTACCTCGCGTTCTTCCCGCACCTCGTGGCGGGGCCGATCGTGCGGGCGAGCGAGTTCATCCCGCAGCTCAAGGGGCCGCGCGACCCGCGGGCGATCCCGGCGACGCGGGCGTTCTTCCTCATCGTCGGCGGCCTGGTGAAGAAGGCGGTGATCGCCGACTTCCTGGCGACGCACCTGGTCGACTCGGTGTTCGACACGCCGGGGCACCACAGCGCGCTCCAGGTGCTGCTCGGGATCTACGGCTACGCGGTGCAGATCTTCTGCGACTTCAGCGCGTACTCGGAGATGGCGATCGGCATCGCGCTGCTGCTCGGCTTCCGCTTCCCGGAGAACTTCAACGCCCCGTACAGCGCGGTGTCGTTGCAGGACTTCTGGCGGCGCTGGCACATGAGCCTGTCGCGGTGGCTGCGGGACTACCTCTACATCCCGCTGGGCGGCAACCGCGGTGGCGAGCTGCTGACGTACCGCAACCTCATGCTGACGATGCTGCTCGGCGGCCTGTGGCACGGCGCGGCGTGGAACTTCGTGATCTGGGGCGCGATCCACGGCGCGGGCCTCGCCGCCGAACGCCTGCTCGCCGCGCGCCGGCACGCCCGCGGCCACGCGCCGCCCGCCGACACGGTGGCGCGGCGGGTGCTGGGCCGGGTGGTGACGTTCCACGTCGTCTGCTTCGCCTGGGTGTTCTTCCGCGCGGACGGGTTCGGCTCGGCCATGGCGGTCCTGGGCCGGCTGCTGTCGTTCGCGGGCGGCGGCGCCGTCGGCGCCAACGTGCTGCTGCTCATCGCCGTGGGCATCGGCATCCAGTACCTGCCGAAGGACGCGACGGGGCGGCTGCAACGCGGCTTCTCCCGCCTGTCCCTCGGCGTGCAGGGGGCGCTGCTGGCGACGTCGCTCGTGGCCGTGTCGACGTTCGGCAACCAGGGTGTCGCCGCGTTCATCTACTTCCGGTTCTAG
- the recN gene encoding DNA repair protein RecN, whose translation MLEEMRIAGLGVIADAVLELHPGLTVVTGETGAGKTMVVEGLSLLFGGRADAGLVRTGAARAVVEGRLALPAASPAVTRAAEAGGELDDGALLVSRSVSAEGRSRAHVGGRSVPVGVLGELAESLVALHGQHDQQRLARPGEQRALLDRYGGVDLAEWEAAYARLRAVTATLAEITARRRERAQEADLLRLGLAEVAGVEPVPGEDAALAAEVARLAHADTLRAAATAAHELLAGDPGDADAVDATGLVGAARAALAPGLGHDPALDALGGRLSEVSYLLADVAADLASYAAAVDADPEALERAQQRQAALGALTRKYADDLPGVLAWAERAAARLAELDGDDEAVGALAAEREALLGRLGELAARLTAERVAAGERLAKAVTAELAELAMPDATLTVAVTQEEAPDGLAVGGRRVAFGPAGTDTVELLLAAHPGAPARPVARAASGGELSRVMLAVEVVLAGCDPVPTMVFDEVDAGVGGRAAVEVGRRLARLARDHQVLVVTHLPQVAAFADRHVHVAKAADGGVTASGITTLDDDGRLRELSRMLAGLDGSELARGHAEELLAMAAEAKAPAKRRPRAAGVA comes from the coding sequence GTGCTGGAGGAGATGCGGATCGCGGGGCTGGGCGTGATCGCCGACGCCGTGCTGGAGCTGCATCCGGGGCTGACCGTCGTCACCGGTGAGACCGGGGCCGGGAAGACGATGGTGGTGGAGGGGCTGTCGCTGCTGTTCGGGGGGCGGGCCGACGCCGGGCTGGTGCGCACCGGCGCGGCGCGGGCGGTGGTCGAGGGGCGGCTCGCGCTGCCTGCGGCGTCGCCCGCGGTGACCCGCGCGGCCGAGGCGGGCGGGGAGCTGGACGACGGGGCGTTGCTGGTGTCGCGCAGCGTCTCCGCGGAGGGCCGGTCGCGGGCGCACGTCGGCGGTCGTTCGGTGCCGGTGGGGGTGCTGGGGGAGCTGGCCGAGTCGCTCGTCGCGCTGCACGGCCAGCACGACCAGCAACGCCTCGCGCGCCCGGGCGAGCAGCGGGCGTTGCTGGACCGGTACGGCGGTGTCGACCTGGCCGAGTGGGAGGCGGCGTACGCGCGGCTGCGCGCGGTCACCGCCACGCTCGCCGAGATCACCGCCCGGCGGCGCGAACGCGCCCAGGAGGCAGACCTGCTCCGGCTCGGCCTGGCCGAGGTCGCCGGCGTCGAGCCGGTGCCGGGGGAGGACGCGGCGCTCGCGGCGGAGGTGGCGCGGCTCGCGCACGCCGACACGCTGCGCGCCGCCGCGACGGCCGCGCACGAGCTGCTCGCGGGTGACCCCGGCGACGCCGACGCGGTCGACGCGACCGGCCTGGTCGGCGCGGCGCGGGCGGCGCTGGCGCCCGGGCTCGGCCACGACCCGGCGCTGGACGCGCTGGGCGGGCGGCTGTCGGAGGTGTCGTACCTGCTGGCCGACGTGGCGGCGGACCTGGCGTCGTACGCCGCTGCGGTCGACGCGGACCCGGAGGCCTTGGAGCGCGCGCAGCAGCGCCAGGCGGCGCTGGGGGCGTTGACGCGGAAGTACGCCGACGACCTGCCGGGGGTGCTCGCCTGGGCGGAGCGCGCGGCGGCGCGGCTGGCTGAGCTGGACGGCGACGACGAGGCGGTCGGCGCGCTGGCGGCCGAGCGGGAGGCGTTGCTGGGCCGGCTCGGGGAGCTGGCGGCGCGGCTGACCGCCGAGCGGGTCGCGGCGGGGGAGCGGCTGGCGAAGGCGGTCACGGCGGAGCTGGCCGAGCTGGCGATGCCGGACGCGACGCTGACGGTGGCGGTGACGCAGGAGGAGGCGCCGGACGGGCTGGCCGTGGGCGGGCGGCGGGTGGCGTTCGGGCCGGCGGGGACGGACACGGTCGAGCTGCTGCTCGCGGCGCACCCGGGCGCCCCGGCGCGGCCGGTCGCGCGGGCGGCGAGCGGCGGCGAGCTGTCGCGGGTGATGCTGGCGGTCGAGGTGGTGCTCGCCGGCTGCGACCCGGTGCCGACGATGGTGTTCGACGAGGTCGACGCCGGGGTCGGCGGGCGCGCGGCGGTCGAGGTCGGGCGGCGGCTGGCGCGGCTGGCCCGCGACCACCAGGTGCTGGTCGTGACGCACCTGCCGCAGGTGGCGGCGTTCGCCGACCGGCACGTGCACGTGGCGAAGGCCGCCGACGGCGGCGTCACGGCGAGCGGCATCACGACGCTGGACGACGACGGGCGGCTGCGCGAGCTGTCCCGGATGCTCGCCGGGCTGGACGGCAGCGA